The Carnobacterium mobile DSM 4848 genome includes a window with the following:
- a CDS encoding LysR family transcriptional regulator — MLDYRYQTFLILAEEMNYTLTAKRLHITQPAVTQHIQYLQNELNVELVHYENRQLTITEKGMQLQKDLLLLQKEIFQIQQKLVPKTDTVSFTFGATLTIGEYIMPQLIEDYMNVYPSHDLSMLVDNTESLIDQLEHGRIDFAFVEGEFNQHFFGFQKLSDQPFIAVCSKNSPLWKKEQGINELFSYPLLIREPGSGSRLILETALKNKGIHLDSFVKRMMIGSISTIKTLVEKDIGITFLYRSAVETELEAGSLKEIKLNDFAIQHPFHLIYLKEANLKGTEIAKNFKQLIDLKNE; from the coding sequence ATGCTTGATTATCGATATCAAACGTTTCTTATACTTGCCGAAGAAATGAATTACACTTTAACGGCAAAACGCTTGCACATTACTCAGCCAGCAGTTACGCAACACATTCAATATTTGCAGAATGAATTAAACGTTGAATTGGTTCATTATGAAAACCGTCAATTAACCATTACAGAAAAAGGGATGCAACTGCAAAAAGATCTGTTGCTACTGCAAAAAGAAATCTTTCAGATTCAGCAAAAGCTTGTTCCAAAAACGGATACTGTTTCGTTCACATTCGGGGCAACATTAACGATCGGAGAATACATCATGCCGCAATTGATCGAAGACTATATGAATGTGTATCCTTCTCATGATTTGTCGATGTTAGTAGATAACACGGAATCGTTGATCGACCAATTAGAACATGGACGGATTGATTTTGCATTTGTTGAAGGAGAATTCAATCAGCATTTTTTTGGGTTTCAGAAGCTTTCTGACCAGCCTTTTATAGCGGTTTGTTCGAAAAACAGTCCTTTATGGAAGAAAGAACAGGGAATCAATGAGTTGTTTTCATATCCATTGTTGATAAGGGAACCCGGTTCAGGCTCTCGTTTGATTTTAGAAACAGCTTTAAAGAACAAAGGGATCCACCTAGACAGCTTTGTAAAACGCATGATGATTGGGAGCATCAGTACAATTAAAACATTAGTAGAAAAAGATATCGGAATTACTTTTTTATACCGCAGCGCTGTTGAAACAGAACTTGAAGCAGGCAGTTTAAAAGAGATCAAACTAAACGATTTTGCTATTCAACACCCATTTCATTTGATTTATTTAAAAGAAGCTAATTTAAAAGGAACAGAAATAGCTAAAAACTTTAAACAATTGATCGATCTAAAAAATGAATAG
- the arcC gene encoding carbamate kinase has translation MTKRKIVIALGGNAILSDNASAAAQQEALANTAEYLVKFVENGDDLIISHGNGPQVGNLLLQQAAANSEKNPAMPLDSCVAMTQGSIGYWMQNALGNALEKRNLTKSVVSIVTQVVVDEADQAFKNPTKPVGPFLTEEEAKKEMTETGAEFKEDAGRGWRKVVASPKPVSIKEYEVVNQLVENGVITISVGGGGIPVVEKDGELTGVEAVIDKDFASQKLAELVKADLLIVLTGVDNVFVNYNQPNQKKLEQVTTAEMKQYIEENQFAPGSMLPKVEAAIAFVENHPAGKAMITSLENIEQVLTGKGGTVITK, from the coding sequence ATGACAAAACGAAAAATCGTAATAGCTTTAGGCGGTAATGCTATTTTATCAGATAATGCAAGTGCAGCAGCCCAACAAGAAGCATTGGCTAATACGGCTGAATATTTGGTCAAGTTCGTTGAAAATGGCGACGATCTTATCATCTCACACGGCAACGGACCGCAAGTTGGAAACTTGTTGCTGCAGCAAGCTGCTGCAAACAGCGAAAAGAACCCTGCTATGCCTTTAGACTCATGTGTGGCCATGACACAAGGAAGTATTGGATATTGGATGCAAAATGCGCTTGGAAATGCCTTGGAAAAAAGAAATTTAACAAAATCTGTTGTTTCCATCGTGACACAAGTAGTGGTAGACGAAGCAGATCAAGCATTTAAAAACCCGACTAAACCAGTAGGACCGTTTTTGACCGAAGAAGAAGCAAAAAAAGAAATGACGGAGACCGGAGCCGAGTTTAAAGAAGATGCCGGCAGAGGATGGCGTAAAGTCGTTGCATCTCCTAAACCGGTCAGTATCAAAGAATACGAAGTAGTGAACCAATTAGTTGAAAACGGCGTGATCACTATTTCTGTCGGTGGAGGCGGGATTCCCGTTGTAGAAAAAGATGGGGAATTGACAGGAGTTGAAGCAGTAATAGACAAAGACTTTGCTTCTCAAAAATTAGCTGAATTAGTAAAAGCAGACTTGCTGATCGTGCTGACTGGTGTCGACAATGTGTTTGTGAATTACAATCAGCCTAATCAAAAGAAATTGGAACAAGTAACGACAGCGGAAATGAAACAATACATTGAAGAAAATCAATTTGCTCCAGGAAGCATGCTGCCGAAGGTAGAAGCTGCGATTGCATTTGTTGAAAATCATCCTGCAGGAAAAGCTATGATTACGTCATTGGAAAATATTGAACAAGTGTTAACAGGAAAAGGCGGCACAGTCATCACAAAATAG
- the arcD gene encoding arginine-ornithine antiporter, with product MEEKKLGLIPLMSLVVGSIIGGGIFNLMSDMALTASPGPVIIGWLITGIGMGLLAFSFQNLSAKRPDLEAGIYSYARAGFGDYMGFNSAWGYWLSAFLGNVAYGTLMFSSIGYFFPLFSNGQNLASVIGASIMLWLVHALILKGVQTASFINTIVTFAKLIPLAIFLVTMFIAFKLDIFTANFWGTQSGGFSFSEVMSQVKGTMLVTVWVFIGIEGAVVFSGRAAKKSDVGKATILGLITVISIYLLTTILSMGVMSRPELADLNQPAMASLLESVVGHWGAILINIGVIISVAGAWLAWTMLTAELPYQAAREGSFPKFFTKKNKNDAPVNSLIFTNVIVQLFLFTFLISERAYNFAFSLASSAILIPYAFTAFYQLKLSLQESKTTPNRTRNVMIGIFGSIFSLWLIYAGGIDYLLITMLLYAPGILIFAWAQKENGRKVFTRNEMIAAIVIVVLFIIALLQIVNGTIDIGNM from the coding sequence ATGGAAGAAAAGAAACTTGGATTGATTCCGTTAATGAGCTTGGTTGTCGGTTCTATTATCGGAGGCGGAATATTTAACCTGATGTCAGATATGGCACTGACGGCTTCTCCCGGACCTGTTATCATCGGATGGCTGATCACAGGAATAGGAATGGGATTATTGGCATTTAGTTTTCAAAACCTATCTGCTAAACGACCAGATTTAGAAGCAGGTATTTATAGTTATGCACGAGCTGGGTTCGGCGATTATATGGGGTTCAACTCTGCTTGGGGTTATTGGTTATCAGCATTTTTAGGAAACGTTGCTTATGGAACATTGATGTTCAGTTCAATCGGCTATTTTTTCCCTTTATTCAGCAACGGACAAAATTTGGCTTCTGTTATTGGAGCTTCTATCATGTTGTGGCTGGTCCATGCGTTGATTTTAAAAGGGGTACAAACGGCTTCGTTCATTAATACAATCGTTACATTTGCTAAATTGATTCCCTTAGCTATTTTTCTAGTTACCATGTTTATCGCTTTTAAACTTGATATTTTTACTGCTAATTTTTGGGGTACACAAAGCGGCGGATTTAGTTTTAGTGAAGTGATGAGCCAAGTTAAAGGGACTATGTTGGTGACAGTCTGGGTATTCATCGGTATTGAAGGTGCGGTCGTATTCTCAGGACGTGCTGCAAAAAAATCTGACGTTGGAAAAGCAACTATTTTAGGGTTGATCACCGTTATTAGTATTTATTTATTAACAACGATTTTATCAATGGGTGTCATGTCCCGGCCTGAATTGGCTGATTTGAATCAACCTGCAATGGCTTCACTGCTTGAAAGTGTAGTCGGACACTGGGGTGCTATTTTGATCAATATCGGAGTCATCATTTCCGTAGCAGGAGCTTGGTTGGCTTGGACGATGCTGACCGCTGAATTGCCTTACCAGGCAGCACGAGAAGGTTCGTTTCCTAAATTCTTTACTAAGAAAAACAAAAACGACGCACCAGTCAATTCACTTATCTTTACCAATGTGATTGTTCAGTTGTTTTTATTCACCTTTTTAATTAGTGAACGAGCTTATAACTTTGCTTTTTCTCTTGCATCTTCTGCAATACTGATTCCTTACGCTTTTACAGCATTTTATCAGTTGAAACTATCGCTTCAGGAAAGTAAAACGACGCCAAACCGCACTCGAAATGTCATGATTGGCATTTTTGGAAGTATTTTTTCTTTATGGCTGATTTATGCAGGCGGAATCGATTACCTATTGATTACGATGCTGCTTTATGCACCAGGAATTTTAATTTTTGCATGGGCACAAAAAGAAAATGGTCGAAAAGTATTTACAAGAAACGAAATGATTGCTGCGATAGTCATTGTTGTTTTATTTATTATCGCTTTGCTTCAAATAGTTAATGGAACAATTGATATTGGAAATATGTAA
- a CDS encoding arginine deiminase family protein, whose amino-acid sequence MDKPIHVMSEIGKLKTVLLKRPGKEVENLTPEIMERLLFDDIPHLPVIQKEHDAFAKVLEDNGVEVLYLEKLSAEAIDAGNVKESFLEKIMSESNIQSPSVYEGLKHYLLKMDTQEMVNTIMAGVRKKDVETASQHLSDVSDDGGDPAQSRTESPDSYFTEDKTQHLGEVSNDEDYPFYMDPMPNLYFTRDPAASLGNGLTINRMLFEARQRESLFMETIINYHPRFAGKDVEIWRNRDHTSNIEGGDELVLNDKVLAIGISQRTSAQAIEELAIELFNRGATFEKVLAIKIPNVRAMMHLDTVFTMVDYNKFTIHPGIQRLGGSIDTYMLEKSDEPGKVKITHKTNLQEVLKEALEVDELTLIPCGGGDAIAAPREQWNDGSNTLAIAPGVVVTYDRNYVSNALLREQGIKVIEIESSELSRGRGGPRCMSMPLIREDLPKQN is encoded by the coding sequence GATGATATACCGCACTTGCCTGTTATTCAAAAAGAGCATGATGCTTTTGCTAAAGTGCTGGAAGATAATGGCGTTGAAGTTTTGTATCTTGAAAAACTATCGGCTGAAGCAATTGATGCCGGCAATGTCAAAGAATCATTCCTTGAAAAAATAATGAGCGAGTCAAATATTCAATCACCGAGCGTATACGAAGGATTAAAACACTATTTATTGAAGATGGATACACAAGAAATGGTCAATACGATTATGGCCGGTGTCCGTAAAAAAGACGTTGAAACTGCATCACAACATTTAAGTGATGTATCAGATGATGGTGGAGACCCAGCACAATCAAGAACAGAATCGCCGGATTCTTACTTTACAGAAGATAAAACGCAACACTTGGGAGAAGTTTCAAACGATGAAGATTACCCATTTTACATGGACCCTATGCCAAACTTGTACTTCACAAGAGACCCAGCTGCTTCATTAGGCAATGGTTTGACGATTAATCGTATGTTGTTTGAAGCTCGTCAACGTGAATCTTTATTTATGGAAACAATTATCAACTATCACCCTCGCTTTGCGGGCAAAGACGTAGAAATTTGGCGCAATCGCGACCATACTTCAAATATTGAAGGCGGAGACGAACTCGTATTGAATGATAAAGTTTTAGCTATTGGGATTTCGCAACGAACTTCGGCACAAGCCATCGAAGAATTGGCCATTGAATTGTTTAATCGCGGTGCAACGTTTGAAAAAGTCTTAGCCATTAAGATACCGAATGTAAGAGCGATGATGCACTTAGATACCGTCTTTACTATGGTAGATTATAATAAATTTACTATCCATCCTGGAATCCAACGATTGGGAGGGTCAATAGACACCTACATGCTTGAAAAGAGCGATGAACCTGGAAAAGTGAAAATTACGCATAAAACAAACTTGCAAGAAGTATTGAAAGAAGCTTTGGAAGTAGACGAACTGACTTTAATTCCTTGTGGAGGTGGAGATGCCATTGCAGCACCGCGCGAGCAATGGAATGATGGTTCAAATACGTTAGCAATCGCACCTGGAGTAGTTGTCACTTATGACCGGAATTACGTTTCAAATGCATTGCTGCGTGAGCAAGGGATCAAAGTGATTGAAATAGAATCAAGTGAATTGTCTCGCGGACGTGGGGGCCCTCGCTGCATGAGTATGCCGCTTATCCGGGAAGATTTACCTAAACAAAATTAA
- the argF gene encoding ornithine carbamoyltransferase, whose amino-acid sequence MITSKFQGRSLLAEKDFTKEELMYLIDFSEHLKDLKKRGIPHRYLEGKNIALLFEKSSTRTRSAFTVASIDLGAHPEYLGKDDIQLGKKESVEDTARVLGSMFDGIEFRGFKQSNVEKLAEFSGVPVWNGLTDEWHPTQMIADFLTIKENFGHVEGVTLAYAGDGRNNMANSLLVTGAILGANIRIVSPKALFPDQEIIDMAQEFAEKSGSKLMITDDVQEGVKDADVLYTDVWVSMGEEDKFEERVNLLKPYQINMDMIKATGKEDVILLHCLPAFHDTNTEYGEMVKERFGISEMEVTDEVFRSSHARQFDQAENRMHSIKAIMAATMGNLFIPKV is encoded by the coding sequence ATGATCACATCGAAGTTTCAAGGGCGCAGCTTATTAGCTGAAAAAGATTTTACTAAAGAAGAATTAATGTATTTGATCGACTTTTCTGAACATTTGAAAGATTTAAAGAAACGTGGTATTCCACATCGGTATTTAGAAGGAAAAAACATTGCTTTGCTGTTTGAAAAATCTTCTACACGGACTCGTTCAGCATTTACCGTTGCTTCTATCGACTTAGGTGCACATCCAGAATACCTTGGAAAAGACGATATTCAATTAGGTAAAAAAGAATCGGTTGAAGATACTGCACGTGTTTTAGGCAGTATGTTCGATGGGATTGAATTCCGAGGATTTAAACAATCCAACGTTGAGAAATTAGCTGAGTTTTCTGGTGTACCTGTTTGGAACGGCTTAACAGACGAATGGCATCCAACACAAATGATTGCTGACTTCTTAACGATTAAAGAAAACTTTGGACATGTTGAAGGAGTAACATTAGCTTATGCAGGCGATGGACGCAATAATATGGCGAACAGCTTGCTCGTAACTGGAGCTATCTTAGGCGCAAATATTCGTATCGTATCTCCTAAAGCTCTATTCCCAGATCAAGAGATCATTGACATGGCACAGGAATTTGCAGAAAAATCAGGCAGCAAACTAATGATCACAGACGATGTTCAAGAAGGCGTGAAAGATGCTGATGTGCTGTATACAGACGTGTGGGTGTCAATGGGTGAAGAAGATAAGTTCGAAGAACGTGTCAACTTGCTGAAACCTTACCAAATCAATATGGATATGATCAAAGCAACTGGAAAAGAAGATGTCATCCTATTGCATTGCCTTCCTGCTTTCCATGATACGAATACAGAATATGGCGAGATGGTCAAAGAAAGATTCGGTATCAGCGAAATGGAAGTAACCGATGAGGTTTTCCGCAGCTCACATGCGCGTCAATTCGATCAAGCAGAAAATAGAATGCATTCCATTAAAGCCATTATGGCTGCTACGATGGGTAATTTGTTTATTCCCAAAGTCTGA
- a CDS encoding YeiH family protein: protein MLTNFKKTTEAILPGLLISVIISIVSQYLATFIPTIGSALLAIFIGILLGNTILNKPVLNTGTKFSEKTLLELSIVLNGLILDFQVLKKVGFSGFAFVIVQMGLTLFIAYQLGRLMKFNKKFSLLMGAGNAVCGSSAIGTVSPIIKADEKDKGMSITVVNVIGTILMILLPLLSSFLYQNETVQTSALIGGTVQSIGQVIASAKIVGGDVTNLAIVFKLMRVLLIVGVALLYGKLNLKETEPLLSKSDVEEAGTKKKKTASIGIPWFIIGFFLLFVLRSLTDLPSQILHSAETISSQFEIAALAAIGLRVKFSDIVKEGPKTMLYGLLIGLFQVIIAVVLIAWFF, encoded by the coding sequence ATGCTTACTAACTTTAAAAAAACGACCGAAGCTATTCTGCCTGGTCTATTGATCAGTGTGATTATTTCGATTGTCAGTCAATATTTAGCAACCTTTATACCCACCATAGGATCAGCCTTATTAGCTATTTTTATCGGTATTTTGCTTGGAAACACCATTTTGAATAAACCAGTCCTAAATACCGGAACCAAATTTTCAGAAAAAACATTATTAGAATTATCCATTGTTTTAAATGGCTTGATCCTAGATTTTCAAGTGCTTAAAAAAGTAGGCTTCAGCGGCTTTGCTTTTGTTATTGTACAAATGGGATTGACCCTATTCATTGCTTATCAACTTGGCAGATTGATGAAGTTCAATAAAAAGTTCTCCTTATTGATGGGAGCTGGAAATGCAGTTTGCGGATCCTCGGCAATCGGAACCGTTTCGCCAATCATCAAAGCCGATGAAAAAGACAAAGGGATGTCCATAACTGTTGTCAACGTTATCGGAACGATTTTAATGATTTTATTGCCGCTGCTTTCTTCTTTTCTTTATCAGAACGAAACAGTGCAAACTTCTGCTTTGATCGGCGGAACTGTCCAATCGATCGGTCAAGTGATTGCTTCCGCTAAAATAGTCGGCGGAGATGTAACGAACTTAGCGATTGTCTTTAAATTAATGAGAGTTCTGCTGATCGTAGGTGTAGCATTGCTGTATGGCAAGTTAAATTTGAAAGAAACAGAGCCGCTGCTTTCAAAATCTGACGTTGAAGAAGCCGGCACGAAAAAAAAGAAAACTGCATCCATTGGCATTCCTTGGTTTATCATCGGTTTCTTCCTATTATTTGTTCTTAGAAGTTTAACAGACTTGCCTTCTCAAATCCTTCATAGCGCAGAAACCATCAGCAGCCAGTTTGAAATTGCTGCTTTAGCCGCAATCGGCTTGCGTGTGAAGTTTTCAGATATTGTTAAAGAAGGACCTAAAACAATGCTTTATGGTTTGTTGATTGGACTCTTCCAAGTCATTATCGCTGTCGTCTTGATCGCTTGGTTTTTTTAA
- a CDS encoding Crp/Fnr family transcriptional regulator — MPIKQMKSNQLYELRYKPVFANFTESEFNVLKKHLYVRSYKKGQVLFDEGDKREKVFYLMNGLVRFERYDESATFLYIDYTKPDRLFPYGGMFSDEAYHFSAYAATDIELYYLPTNVFEQQAAYNPTQLLYLYKRISAILNQQEKRIQYLAISSATSRIVKALTYLMEDLGIDCPPKKIEVPYPITINEIAEISGCSRETVGNVVKQLKETNKLEYEHKQFTFKDVSYFRMYAE; from the coding sequence ATGCCCATAAAACAAATGAAATCCAATCAGCTATATGAGTTACGTTACAAACCGGTTTTTGCGAATTTTACAGAATCGGAGTTTAATGTGCTTAAAAAGCATCTGTATGTTAGGAGTTATAAAAAAGGACAAGTTTTATTTGATGAAGGCGACAAGCGTGAAAAGGTTTTTTATTTAATGAACGGGCTTGTACGGTTTGAACGGTATGATGAAAGTGCTACATTTTTATATATTGATTACACCAAGCCAGATAGGCTGTTTCCTTATGGCGGAATGTTTTCCGATGAAGCGTATCATTTTTCAGCTTATGCAGCTACCGATATCGAATTGTATTATTTGCCGACAAATGTTTTTGAACAGCAAGCTGCTTATAACCCTACTCAGCTGCTTTACTTATATAAGAGAATATCGGCTATTTTAAATCAACAAGAAAAACGCATTCAATATTTAGCTATCTCCAGTGCTACCAGCCGCATTGTCAAGGCGTTGACTTACTTGATGGAAGATTTGGGCATCGATTGTCCACCGAAAAAAATCGAAGTTCCTTACCCGATCACGATCAACGAAATAGCTGAAATTAGCGGATGCTCGAGAGAAACAGTAGGAAACGTAGTAAAGCAGCTGAAAGAAACAAACAAATTAGAGTACGAACATAAACAATTTACATTTAAAGACGTTTCTTATTTTCGTATGTATGCAGAATAG
- a CDS encoding PucR family transcriptional regulator translates to MIEPALKTAALNKKKYMNYGYIRRNVTYQSFQEAQNYNQLVVNIPNLEFNSFELVIHEIDFSIPNEDFMAIENTVSFLQMELLKKHAVTQNNLNYKNSIISELLNDRMENKEELIEKTTYLKLKNNPNYRVFICHFSNSSSNADHQELSQKKEHHFALIFTEEIKKHWPQRIYLIRQNKIDFIADTQSDTEQVLKEKITKTIQTSKNKLQMKALKMTVNSSYAGEIFQLSSLYKQAQDTQKITALFDEANTIYSYRDIGIYQLFAESNNLTHFEKYIPSSLLDLNRNHPDLIETLKIFLDANQNYKATADALFVHPKTVRYRMDKIKQSISIDFHNAEELLQINIGLRLLKMLQQ, encoded by the coding sequence ATGATTGAACCTGCGTTAAAAACAGCAGCTTTAAATAAAAAGAAATATATGAATTACGGTTACATTCGTCGTAATGTTACTTATCAATCGTTTCAAGAAGCCCAAAACTATAACCAGTTAGTAGTAAATATTCCCAATTTAGAATTTAATTCTTTTGAATTGGTCATTCATGAAATTGATTTTTCTATTCCCAATGAAGATTTCATGGCTATCGAAAATACTGTCAGTTTTTTACAAATGGAACTATTAAAAAAGCACGCTGTCACTCAAAATAACTTAAATTACAAAAATAGTATTATTTCTGAGTTATTAAATGATCGTATGGAAAATAAAGAAGAACTAATCGAAAAAACGACTTACTTAAAACTAAAGAACAATCCTAATTACCGAGTCTTTATCTGTCATTTTTCTAATTCTTCGTCAAATGCAGACCATCAAGAGCTTTCTCAAAAAAAAGAGCATCATTTTGCTCTGATTTTCACAGAAGAGATAAAAAAACACTGGCCGCAGCGCATTTACCTGATTCGTCAAAATAAAATCGACTTTATTGCAGATACTCAATCAGACACTGAACAAGTGCTTAAAGAAAAAATAACTAAAACTATTCAAACCAGTAAGAATAAACTCCAGATGAAAGCTTTAAAAATGACAGTTAATTCCAGTTATGCAGGCGAAATTTTTCAACTGTCAAGTCTCTATAAACAAGCACAAGATACTCAAAAAATAACCGCTTTATTTGACGAAGCAAATACTATTTACAGTTACCGCGATATTGGAATTTACCAATTATTTGCAGAATCAAACAATTTAACTCATTTTGAAAAGTACATTCCCAGCTCTTTACTTGATTTAAATCGAAACCATCCTGATTTAATTGAAACGTTAAAAATATTTTTAGATGCAAACCAAAACTATAAAGCAACAGCAGATGCTCTTTTTGTGCATCCTAAAACAGTCCGATATCGAATGGACAAAATAAAACAATCCATTTCGATCGACTTCCACAATGCAGAAGAACTGCTCCAAATCAATATCGGCTTGCGTTTACTGAAGATGTTGCAGCAATAA